Proteins from one Acidobacteriota bacterium genomic window:
- a CDS encoding tetratricopeptide repeat protein has translation MSKDTESSNRAFRAGSFCGNLVEAGWLFAAATVPVFFNPFSDKVFEPDKALLLRLMAAVMALAWFAGKAARPDREGKTPSRPLRLAGITGILAAVNGVATLLSVLPRGAFLGSEERCQGLLTHLALTTIALLAAEGIRDRARLLRLLAAVVFPSVPIALFAVGQALGLDPFPWVRAFSGRVSSTLGNPIFAGAYFSLSFFVTLALIRLIRESPPQGGKPAKKQGEGPVRALWAAAALQVAGLVLAGSRGPFLGFAAGLFVFLLATAAARGRARIAAGMAAAAVVAAIVLGLALFTPAERGALGGLRSALEPPDGTGRVRILLWQEAAGRFLSAEPMHGPPGPDARHAFRRWIGYGPDTQRQSLAAFYPPELARLEQRDVLPDRAHNDTWDKLLETGGVGLAAYLVFLGTVASFGLESLGLLPTAGRRRLLAAFLAAGATVGAGVPFVAGKPEWLGATLTGAFLLALVIFMAVPPYRRPAPDDPAAGRLGPARLTAAALLAALVACIAEFQVGIPTIGTLLLLYLVAAALAALPAAQAAGAGTAAGPAAPSRRNAAAGAPAAPAGPLSAGGTLAGATLAVALFPFLALTAQPGVPPTDPATLPALILLLSFALAPFVLRPGFPGERVFRFTVFTAIPPSLLGLAWLVAGPAGPAAHDAAGLFRLGRASGAFLVFLLVFLALTLLLLAAGLPASARARHDPGPRRSAASRVAAAAALAGLFAAAALMALHETGRVRADIFYRRASASHRQNDFETGAALCLEASRHDPGSAFHRHWLGVMLTDRAMQDVTRGVPVSPGGFLLAPPGRVSYPSPSENLATLGADASMLTARDALLRARANNPWLPHTGYHLGRLYGFAAAIEPDAARKQALVRRAEDCFAEAGTLCPGSVSIWTDWAALRLQRLGDNAGAARLALKAIALDPTFPGAHLLLAETRLAAGDFAGASASAESALVSAPEDVKALDTLAFAAARAGKPDAAISATLRILEIAPGNPMAWNMRKNLAILRAGKGDFPAALEEIEKALASAPADARPDLEGLARTYRARCSPAK, from the coding sequence TTGAGCAAGGACACTGAATCGTCGAACAGGGCTTTTCGGGCCGGGAGCTTCTGCGGGAACCTCGTGGAGGCGGGGTGGCTGTTCGCCGCCGCCACGGTGCCGGTTTTTTTCAACCCTTTTTCCGACAAGGTCTTCGAGCCGGACAAGGCCCTCCTGCTCCGCCTGATGGCCGCCGTCATGGCCCTGGCCTGGTTCGCCGGAAAGGCCGCCCGACCGGACCGCGAGGGGAAAACCCCCTCGCGCCCCCTCCGCCTGGCCGGGATCACGGGCATTCTCGCGGCGGTGAACGGAGTGGCTACCCTGCTGTCCGTCCTGCCCCGGGGCGCCTTCCTGGGGTCCGAGGAGCGATGCCAGGGGCTGCTGACCCACCTGGCCCTGACGACGATCGCGCTCCTGGCCGCCGAGGGGATACGGGACCGAGCCCGGCTGCTCCGGCTTCTCGCGGCCGTGGTTTTCCCCTCCGTCCCGATCGCGCTTTTCGCCGTCGGCCAGGCGCTGGGCCTGGACCCCTTCCCCTGGGTCCGCGCATTCTCGGGCCGGGTGTCCTCCACCCTCGGCAACCCCATTTTCGCGGGAGCCTACTTCTCTCTGTCGTTCTTCGTCACCCTGGCGCTGATCCGGCTGATCCGGGAGAGTCCTCCCCAGGGCGGAAAACCCGCCAAGAAGCAAGGAGAGGGTCCTGTCCGGGCCCTGTGGGCCGCCGCCGCCCTCCAGGTCGCCGGCCTGGTGCTGGCGGGCTCCCGGGGACCGTTCCTGGGGTTCGCCGCCGGCCTCTTCGTGTTCCTTCTCGCGACCGCGGCGGCGAGAGGGCGGGCGCGGATCGCGGCCGGGATGGCCGCGGCGGCGGTCGTGGCGGCGATCGTCCTCGGGCTCGCACTCTTCACCCCGGCCGAGCGGGGCGCGCTCGGGGGACTGCGCTCCGCCCTGGAACCCCCGGACGGGACGGGACGGGTCCGGATTCTCCTCTGGCAGGAGGCCGCCGGGCGTTTCCTCTCTGCGGAGCCGATGCACGGCCCCCCGGGGCCCGACGCCCGGCACGCGTTCCGCCGGTGGATCGGGTACGGGCCCGACACCCAGCGCCAGAGCCTGGCCGCCTTCTACCCGCCCGAACTGGCCCGCCTCGAGCAGCGTGACGTTCTCCCGGACCGGGCCCACAACGACACCTGGGACAAGCTGTTGGAAACGGGCGGGGTCGGCCTGGCCGCCTACCTGGTGTTCCTCGGGACGGTGGCATCCTTCGGGCTGGAGTCCCTCGGCCTTCTCCCGACCGCCGGGCGGCGCCGCCTCCTGGCCGCGTTCCTGGCGGCGGGAGCCACGGTGGGTGCGGGGGTCCCCTTTGTCGCCGGGAAGCCGGAGTGGCTCGGGGCCACTCTCACCGGCGCCTTCCTGCTGGCCCTTGTCATCTTCATGGCCGTCCCCCCGTACCGGCGCCCCGCCCCCGACGACCCTGCGGCCGGTCGCCTCGGCCCGGCCCGCCTGACGGCCGCCGCCCTCCTGGCCGCCCTCGTCGCCTGCATCGCCGAATTCCAGGTGGGGATCCCGACCATCGGGACCCTTCTGCTCCTCTACCTGGTCGCGGCGGCCTTGGCCGCCCTGCCGGCCGCCCAAGCCGCCGGGGCCGGAACGGCGGCGGGCCCGGCGGCGCCCTCCCGGCGCAACGCCGCCGCCGGGGCCCCCGCGGCCCCGGCCGGGCCGCTCTCCGCCGGGGGGACCCTGGCCGGCGCCACGCTGGCGGTGGCCCTCTTTCCCTTCCTGGCGCTCACGGCACAGCCCGGCGTCCCCCCGACGGACCCGGCCACCCTCCCGGCACTGATCCTGCTCCTCTCCTTCGCCCTGGCCCCCTTCGTCCTGCGTCCCGGGTTCCCCGGGGAGAGGGTCTTCCGCTTCACCGTCTTCACCGCGATCCCCCCGTCCCTCCTGGGACTGGCCTGGCTCGTCGCCGGTCCCGCCGGGCCGGCCGCCCACGACGCGGCCGGCCTCTTCCGGCTCGGCCGGGCTTCCGGCGCCTTCCTCGTGTTCCTCCTGGTGTTCCTGGCGCTGACCCTGTTGCTCCTGGCCGCCGGCCTGCCCGCCTCCGCCCGGGCCCGTCACGACCCCGGGCCCCGTCGTTCCGCGGCTTCCCGGGTAGCGGCGGCCGCCGCCCTGGCCGGGCTCTTCGCCGCCGCGGCCCTCATGGCGCTTCACGAAACCGGGCGGGTCCGCGCCGATATCTTCTACCGCCGGGCCTCCGCCAGCCACCGCCAGAACGATTTCGAGACCGGCGCGGCCCTCTGCCTGGAAGCGTCCCGCCACGACCCCGGTTCCGCCTTCCACCGCCACTGGCTCGGCGTGATGCTCACCGACCGGGCGATGCAGGACGTCACCCGGGGCGTCCCCGTCTCCCCCGGCGGCTTCCTCCTGGCTCCCCCGGGGCGGGTCTCCTACCCTTCCCCGTCGGAGAACCTGGCGACGCTGGGGGCCGACGCCTCGATGCTCACCGCCCGGGACGCCCTGCTGAGGGCCCGGGCCAACAACCCCTGGCTGCCTCACACCGGGTATCACCTCGGGCGGCTCTACGGCTTCGCCGCCGCGATCGAGCCGGACGCTGCCCGCAAGCAGGCGCTGGTCCGACGGGCGGAAGACTGTTTCGCCGAAGCCGGGACCCTCTGCCCGGGATCGGTCTCCATCTGGACGGATTGGGCCGCCCTCCGTCTCCAGCGGCTCGGCGACAACGCCGGGGCCGCCCGCCTGGCCCTCAAGGCCATCGCCCTGGACCCCACCTTCCCCGGCGCCCACCTGCTCCTGGCGGAAACCCGGCTGGCCGCCGGAGACTTCGCCGGCGCCTCCGCTTCCGCCGAGAGTGCCCTGGTTTCCGCCCCCGAGGACGTCAAGGCCCTCGACACCCTGGCTTTCGCCGCGGCCCGGGCGGGGAAGCCCGACGCGGCCATCTCCGCGACCCTCCGGATCCTGGAGATCGCCCCCGGCAACCCCATGGCCTGGAACATGCGGAAAAACCTGGCGATCCTCCGCGCCGGGAAGGGGGATTTCCCTGCCGCCCTGGAGGAAATCGAAAAGGCCCTGGCCTCGGCCCCCGCGGACGCCCGCCCGGATCTGGAGGGTCTGGCCCGGACGTACCGGGCCCGCTGCAGCCCCGCCAAATGA
- a CDS encoding isocitrate/isopropylmalate dehydrogenase family protein, translated as MAKYKIAWLPGDGIGIEVLEAAKIVLDKLNFNADYIMGDIGWEFWCREGDAFPERTIDLLKNVDAAMFGAITSKPVKAAEAELVPELKGKGLVYRSPIVRMRQLFDLYICLRPTRGYAGNPLNYKENIDLVVFRENTEDLYCGVEFNPVPDELAETLGKLSKPFGAFKGLAGDQYAVSCKINTRKGSERIIRAAFEFAQKFGRKKVTIIHKANVVRATDGLFLEIGKEVAKEYPGIAVDDANIDAICMWLLKNPFNYDVLVAPNLFGDIISDLCAQMVGGLGFGCSGNIGERLAVFEPTHGSAPKYAGQYKVNPIATILAAKMMLDWLGEKEMGDRLEKATADVIAEGKVRTYDMGGGYSTLDMARAIADKL; from the coding sequence ATGGCTAAGTACAAGATCGCGTGGCTGCCGGGAGACGGCATCGGTATCGAGGTCCTCGAGGCGGCAAAAATCGTCCTCGACAAGCTCAACTTCAATGCCGACTACATTATGGGCGACATCGGATGGGAGTTCTGGTGCAGGGAGGGGGATGCCTTCCCCGAACGCACCATCGACCTGCTCAAGAACGTCGATGCCGCCATGTTCGGCGCCATCACGTCCAAGCCCGTCAAGGCCGCCGAGGCCGAGCTGGTCCCGGAACTGAAAGGCAAGGGCCTGGTTTACCGTTCGCCCATCGTCCGGATGCGGCAGCTCTTCGACCTGTACATCTGTCTCCGTCCCACCAGGGGTTACGCCGGGAACCCCCTCAACTACAAGGAGAACATCGACCTGGTGGTCTTCCGCGAAAACACCGAGGACCTCTACTGCGGCGTCGAGTTCAACCCCGTCCCGGACGAACTGGCGGAGACCCTGGGGAAACTGTCCAAGCCTTTCGGCGCCTTCAAGGGCCTTGCGGGGGACCAGTACGCCGTGTCCTGCAAGATCAACACGCGGAAGGGGTCCGAGCGGATCATCCGGGCCGCCTTCGAGTTCGCCCAGAAGTTCGGCCGCAAGAAGGTGACCATCATCCACAAGGCCAACGTGGTCCGGGCCACCGACGGCCTCTTCCTCGAGATCGGCAAGGAGGTGGCGAAGGAGTACCCCGGCATCGCCGTGGACGACGCCAACATCGACGCCATCTGCATGTGGCTGCTGAAGAACCCCTTCAACTACGACGTCCTGGTGGCCCCGAACCTCTTCGGCGACATCATCTCCGACCTGTGCGCCCAGATGGTGGGCGGGCTCGGTTTCGGGTGTTCCGGGAACATCGGGGAGCGACTGGCGGTTTTCGAGCCCACCCACGGCTCCGCCCCCAAGTACGCCGGGCAGTACAAGGTCAACCCCATCGCCACCATCCTCGCCGCCAAGATGATGCTGGACTGGCTGGGCGAGAAGGAGATGGGCGACCGCCTCGAGAAGGCCACGGCGGACGTCATCGCGGAGGGGAAGGTCCGAACCTACGACATGGGCGGCGGCTACTCCACCCTGGACATGGCCCGCGCCATCGCCGACAAGCTGTAG
- a CDS encoding HD domain-containing protein, whose protein sequence is MRKHLKIATNPEYAAVREALLKALPEFALVRDSELREKVLHVWQEALRRGGWAVEDLSRIPSTLRAGTAMSLLHYVRGVAVTCYRLAEVMLGFYGPRAPLVLDVLAAGALLHDVGKLLEYRESGGTFSRSSVGGLVRHPVSGAALCFELGLPVEVIHLVANHSVEGEHVRRSAEAALLHHVVRLSQDIVTG, encoded by the coding sequence TTGCGAAAGCACCTGAAGATCGCCACGAACCCCGAGTACGCCGCCGTCCGGGAGGCCCTGCTGAAGGCCCTTCCCGAGTTCGCCCTCGTCAGAGACTCCGAGTTGCGGGAGAAGGTGCTTCACGTCTGGCAGGAAGCCCTGCGTCGCGGGGGGTGGGCGGTGGAGGACCTCTCCCGGATCCCCAGCACGCTCCGGGCGGGGACCGCCATGAGCCTCCTGCACTACGTCCGGGGCGTGGCGGTGACCTGCTATCGCCTGGCGGAGGTCATGCTGGGGTTCTACGGCCCCAGGGCCCCCCTCGTCCTGGACGTCCTGGCGGCCGGGGCGCTCCTTCACGACGTCGGGAAACTCCTGGAGTACAGGGAGTCGGGGGGGACATTCTCCCGGAGCAGTGTGGGGGGCCTCGTCCGGCACCCCGTCTCCGGGGCGGCGCTGTGCTTCGAACTGGGGCTCCCGGTCGAGGTGATCCACCTGGTGGCCAATCACTCGGTGGAGGGCGAGCACGTCCGGCGTTCGGCGGAAGCGGCGCTGCTGCACCACGTGGTGCGCCTGAGCCAGGACATCGTCACGGGTTAG